A genomic window from Nitrospirota bacterium includes:
- a CDS encoding DUF502 domain-containing protein, with protein MPRPPRKQARADNPAAPGATGGAGMQIRSRIKRYFVTGLLVVTPLWGTYLILKALFVSLEGVLGNLLASHTPFYIPGLGIVVLAALLLLVGMLATNIFGRKLVEVWESVLKQVPVVKTVYQVLKAVVDTFSIHNREQFSRVVLVEFPRKGQYSIAFVTGITKGEIQQITADRLVNVYVPTTPNPTSGYFLFVPEKEIVPLSMSVEDAMKMLVSGGMYTPSAGEEPASSEKAAR; from the coding sequence ATGCCGCGACCACCGCGAAAACAGGCTCGAGCCGACAACCCTGCGGCGCCTGGTGCGACCGGCGGGGCGGGAATGCAAATCCGAAGTCGGATCAAACGATACTTCGTGACCGGCCTGTTGGTCGTCACACCGCTGTGGGGTACCTACCTGATCCTCAAGGCCTTGTTCGTGTCCTTGGAGGGGGTGCTGGGCAACCTGCTCGCCTCGCACACGCCGTTTTACATTCCCGGACTCGGCATCGTGGTGCTGGCCGCCTTGCTCCTGCTGGTGGGCATGCTGGCGACCAACATCTTCGGACGCAAGCTGGTCGAGGTGTGGGAGAGCGTGCTGAAGCAGGTGCCGGTGGTCAAGACCGTCTACCAAGTGCTCAAAGCCGTGGTCGACACGTTTTCGATCCACAACCGGGAGCAGTTCAGCCGGGTGGTGCTGGTGGAGTTTCCGCGCAAAGGACAGTATTCGATTGCGTTCGTGACCGGCATCACAAAAGGCGAGATCCAGCAGATCACCGCGGATCGGTTGGTCAACGTCTACGTGCCGACCACGCCGAATCCTACATCGGGATATTTCCTGTTCGTCCCGGAGAAAGAGATCGTCCCGCTCTCGATGAGCGTGGAGGACGCCATGAAGATGCTCGTGTCGGGCGGGATGTACACGCCGTCCGCCGGGGAGGAGCCGGCGTCATCCGAAAAGGCCGCGCGATGA